A single window of Silurus meridionalis isolate SWU-2019-XX chromosome 11, ASM1480568v1, whole genome shotgun sequence DNA harbors:
- the klhl35 gene encoding kelch-like protein 24, with protein MSGIKLRIGYDIAARSLSMGLGADVNLKASFSTSLYQPENILQTLNVFRKSGTFTDVVLRAEEQEFPCHRAVLCASSHYFRSMFMGQLRESGQSVVQMNEVSEIALEHLLNFIYEGQVHLQEENVEIIFRAADLLDVPALSQACVDFLEKRVSHLNCLGLIEFANHYSLQPLLEQCQNLLYQDFDIVAKQDEFLELPMEKVVELLNSEKLQVKEEVLVEAALLWVHHQGSQRKAALGKLLESLRLPLLDPVFFTNMLEADELIQDSHDCRKLLQEARLYRTYGREISSERTKPRRQSGWAEVIVVIGGCDKNRISVYSSTEKLDPTSGKWLPSANVPGYKYEFAVCELHNDIYLSGGQLNSSQVWRFMAQLNQWVSVGSLLKGRWRHMMASLCGKLYAVGGFDGRQRLSSVECFSVFENKWKPVAPLLLPVSSAAVASCSGKLYIIGGAVSDDCNTNMVQCYDPVKNQWMYTMSCPFSQRCMNAVSLNGSIYVAGGLMDVLYCYTPKGNSWDKVAELPMKLENCGLTACDGKIYILGGRNEAEAVTDHTWAFDPLTSLLTEEISLTHRLTNHGCVTITQPIYHK; from the exons ATCTTTATCCATGGGTTTGGGGGCTGATGTCAATCTGAAGGCGAGCTTCAGCACCAGCTTGTACCAGCCTGAGAACATTCTTCAGACCCTCAATGTCTTCAGAAAGAGTGGCACCTTCACAGATGTTGTCCTGCGGGCAGAGGAACAAGAGTTTCCCTGCCACCGTGCAGTGCTGTGTGCTTCCAGTCATTACTTCCGCTCCATGTTTATGGGCCAGCTGCGTGAGAGTGGGCAGTCTGTGGTGCAGATGAATGAAGTTTCCGAAATAGCCCTAGAGCACTTGCTGAACTTCATTTATGAGGGCCAGGTTCATCTCCAAGAGGAGAATGTGGAGATTATTTTTCGAGCTGCTGACCTGCTGGACGTGCCTGCACTGTCTCAAGCCTGCGTGGACTTCCTGGAGAAGCGCGTGTCTCATTTAAACTGCCTGGGCCTGATAGAATTCGCCAACCACTACTCGCTGCAGCCACTGCTGGAACAGTGCCAGAACCTGCTATATCAGGACTTTGACATTGTAGCAAAGCAGGATGAGTTCTTGGAGCTGCCAATGGAGAAAGTGGTGGAGCTTTTGAATTCTGAAAAACTACAAGTGAAGGAGGAAGTCCTGGTGGAGGCTGCACTGCTATGGGTGCACCACCAAGGCAGTCAGCGGAAAGCAGCTCTAGGAAAGCTCCTGGAGAGTCTTCGACTGCCTTTGCTTGACCCAGTCTTCTTTACCAACATGCTAGAGGCTGATGAACTCATCCAGGATTCCCATGACTGCAGGAAGCTATTACAGGAGGCCAGACTTTATCGCACATATGGCAGAGAGATCAGCTCAGAGAGAACCAAACCAAGAAG GCAATCTGGCTGGGCTGAGGTGATTGTAGTTATTGGAGGGTGTGACAAAAATAGGATTTCAGTATATTCCTCCACTGAGAAACTGGACCCAACATCAGGGAAATGGCTCCCTTCAGCGAATGTGCCAGGATACAAATATGAATTTGCTGTCTGTGAACTTCACAACGACATTTATTTATCAG GTGGGCAGCTGAACAGCTCACAAGTGTGGCGCTTCATGGCACAGCTGAATCAGTGGGTTTCTGTTGGTAGTCTGCTGAAGGGAAGATGGCGACACATGATGGCCTCTCTGTGTGGAAAG ctgTACGCTGTAGGAGGATTTGATGGACGGCAAAGGCTGAGCAGCGTGGAATGTTTCAGTGTGTTTGAGAATAAGTGGAAGCCTGTGGCTCCTCTGCTGTTGCCTGTCAGTTCTGCTGCTGTGGCCAGCTGCTCTGGAAAGCTTTATATAATTGGTGGAGCTGTGAGTGACGACTGCAACACCAACATG GTACAGTGTTATGACCCTGTGAAGAATCAGTGGATGTACACGATGTCCTGTCCTTTCTCTCAGAGGTGCATGAATGCAGTGTCTCTAAATGGCTCTATCTATGTAGCCGGAGGGTTGATGGATGTGCTGTATTGTTACACTCCTAAGGGCAACTCATGGGACAAAGTAGCTGAGCTTCCCATGAAACTG GAAAATTGTGGGCTGACTGCTTGTGATGGGAAGATATATATATTGGGTGGCCGGAATGAAGCTGAAGCTGTGACTGACCACACATGGGCTTTTGACCCACTGACCAGCCTGCTGACTGAGGAGATTTCACTAACACACAGACTGACCAACCACGGATGCGTTACTATCACACAGCCCATTTACCACAAATGA
- the mpzl1l gene encoding myelin protein zero-like 1 like — protein sequence MEPRLSNRSYNRVQWLCSFAICAIIGTYPVASIEVYTLSEVFVENGTTGILKCTFKSNQVISSQASVSWSFIPEGSLDSTGESIFHYAGGKGFPGSTQFKSRVEWAGDLNKKDGSIRVSKMQFQDNGTYTCDVKNPPDISGKPSLTKLRVVKKESLPQTSPAVIVGGVIGAIIGVIIIAVVAYLLIRVMRSTRDYEGCTSIESVSTQAARPGKKAESSTEGSRCSSPSAPVQGPVIYAQLDHSGSKSSFHKMEPVVYADIRKN from the exons ATGGAGCCAAGGCTCTCAAATAGGTCTTATAATCGTGTCCAGTGGCTTTGCAGCTTTGCCATATGCGCCATCATAG GTACATATCCAGTTGCTTCTATAGAAGTGTACACTCTCAGTGAGGTGTTTGTAGAAAATGGAACTACTGGAATACTTAAATGTACTTTCAAATCGAATCAAGTGATCAGCAGTCAAGCATCAGTGTCCTGGTCTTTCATCCCAGAGGGCTCTTTGGATTCTACTGGTGAATCT atttttcacTATGCTGGTGGTAAAGGGTTCCCAGGCAGCACTCAGTTTAAGAGCAGAGTTGAATGGGCAGGGGACCTGAACAAAAAGGATGGTTCCATCCGTGTCAGTAAGATGCAGTTCCAAGACAATGGCACTTACACATGCGACGTGAAGAACCCTCCTGATATATCAGGCAAACCTTCACTCACTAAACTTAGAGTTGTGAAGAAAG AGTCCCTGCCTCAGACGAGCCCTGCAGTGATTGTGGGCGGTGTCATCGGCGCAATAATTGGTGTCATCATCATCGCCGTAGTGGCATATCTGTTAATAAGAGTAATGAGGTCCACCCGCGACTACGAAGG ctgcacctccaTAGAGAGTGTAAGCACACAGGCAGCTCGGCCGGGAAAGAAAGCTGAGTCAAGCACAGAGGGCTCACGCTGTAGCAGCCCCTCGGCTCCAGTACAG GGCCCGGTGATATATGCTCAGCTCGATCACTCTGGCAGTAAGAGCTCCTTCCACAAGATGGAGCCTGTGGTATATGCTGACATCCGTAAGAACTAG